One window of the Anolis sagrei isolate rAnoSag1 chromosome 5, rAnoSag1.mat, whole genome shotgun sequence genome contains the following:
- the CCDC91 gene encoding coiled-coil domain-containing protein 91: protein MDDDDFGGFEAAETFKDGSGEPQTTSPAIPWAAFPAVSEIHVPQTFSSEVLLEQPVTSSCLVSSHVAVSSVDDTQIDSQPSTSVLNADDPEKQAPLSTSPSLEVAVSSLSLTEDLEAVTDENGDEELGLNDSNKHFQQTFSSLEVKLADDEKCRIKQELKDLLGKYKILETDFLKEKEDKLISHQEEYNKIQEKHKFELEDLRRAGHEALTIIVEEFKALLQAVVQLRGEAIEKQYVSAIEKQAQKCEGLLLAQHQKLLDMLDKECEVLSKKSEESLLQQFQKYKEILENCIEAERKTNEEALAAAIKIEKEEMQAAVMTAVKAEREIMEKLHAEEREMWKAERNKDHEEITQAIENAVQEERQCNEATIKAVLIEQQQKCEKAIEEAVQQSRKELMEYIKEQKRLDQVIRRRSLSSLELFLSCAQKQVNSLLNEEYTATVTEPEKTSL from the exons ATGGATGATGATGACTTTGGAGGATTTGAG GCAGCAGAAACTTTTAAAGATGGGAGTGGTGAACCACAGACTACTTCTCCTGCTATTCCTTGGGCAGCATTTCCTGCAG tATCTGAAATCCATGTGCCTCAAACATTTTCTTCTGAGGTTCTTCTGGAGCAACCCGTCACTTCCTCCTGCTTGGTTTCTTCTCACGTAGCTGTTTCTTCAGTTGATGATACTCAGATAGATAGTCAGCCTTCGACCAGTGTTTTAAATGCAGATGATCCGGAAAAGCAG GCTCCATTATCAACCTCTCCCTCTTTGGAAGTAGCGGTTTCCTCTTTGAGTCTAACTGAAGATTTAGAAGCAGTGACAGATGAGAATGGTGATGAAGAATTGGGATTGAATGATTCAAACAAGCACTTTCAACAAACTTTTTCAAGTCTAGAAGTTAAACTTGCTGATGATGAAAAATGTAGAATAAAACAG gagTTAAAAGATCTTTTGGGAAAATACAAAATTTTGGAAACAGATTTTCtcaaagaaaaggaagataaaTTAATTTCACATCAGGAAGAGTACAACAAGATCCAG GAAAAGCATAAATTTGAGTTGGAAGACTTGAGGCGGGCTGGTCATGAAGCCTTAACTATTATTGTAGAAGAATTCAAG GCCTTACTACAGGCTGTAGTTCAACTGCGTGGAGAAGCTATTGAAAAACAGTATGTATCTGCAATTGAAAAACAGGCACAGAAGTGTGAAGGACTGCTTCTTGCTCAG CATCAAAAGCTTCTTGATATGTTGGATAAGGAGTGCGAAGTGCTGAGTAAAAAATCAGAAGAATCTTTATTGCAGCAGTTTCAGAAATACAAG GAAATATTGGAAAACTGCATTGAGGCTGAAAGGAAAACCAATGAGGAAGCCTTGGCAGCTGCTATAAAG ATTGAAAAGGAGGAGATGCAAGCTGCAGTTATGACAGCAGTAAAAGCAGAGAGGGAGATCATGGAAAAACTTCATGCTGAAGAAAGAGAAATGTGGAAAGCAGAGCGGAACAAAGATCATGAAGAGATCACTCAAGCTATTGAAAATGCGGTCCAAGAAGAAAGACAGTGCAATGAG GCAACCATAAAGGCAGTACTCattgaacaacaacagaaatgtGAGAAGGCTATAGAGGAAGCTGTGCAACAATCCAGAAAAGAATTAATGGAATATATCAAGGAACAGAAAAGG